In Candidatus Margulisiibacteriota bacterium, the genomic stretch AGTTTCTGTGATAAACAGGGAAGGCGGTTCCGGCAAGGGCAAGGGGATATCAGGGAAAAAAGGCCGGGTGATCCGCGCCAGAAAGCACACAATAGTCAGAAAAGGGCAGAAGATAGACCTCGGTTTTGTGGGCGATGTCCGCTCCATAGATGTGAAAAGCCTAAGGGACACTATCTCAAAAGGAAGGATCCCCGTTATCTCTTCTATCGGCTTTGACGGAAATGGCAGCGTCTACAATATAAATGCAGATTCTGCCGCGGCAGAAATAGCGGGAGCCCTGCAGGCAACAAAACTCATCCTTCTCACCAATGTGAGAGGGGTTTACGACAAAAAGGACCGGCTTATATCGGTCATCAACGCTTCCAAGGTCAGGCGCTACATAAGGAACGGCACCATCTCTGGCGGCATGATACCCAAGGTCCGCTGCGGCTTGTCCGCCCTCAAGGATGGGGTGGAAAAGGTCCACATCCTTGACGGAAGGATACCCCACGCGCTTCTTTTGGAACTGTTCACTGATATCGGTATCGGGACGATGGTCGAGAGGTAAAATGAAGGAGACCCGACACTAAAGTGTCGGCTCCATTGGGAAAGAAAACCGGAGCCGAACATTTATGTTCGGGTAATTGCAGAAGACCCGACGCTAAAGCGTCGGCTCCAATAACACGCAAACAGTCAAAATCTCTTATCAATACCCCGAACATTTTGGCCCTTTATAT encodes the following:
- the argB gene encoding acetylglutamate kinase, whose product is MFEKLIKRAEVVIEALPYLKKFYGKIIVIKYGGNAMVDPKLRAKVLKDVVLLRYLGMHPILLHGGGPSITRELKRRNIESKFIEGLRVTDPATMEVVEKVLSRVNSGIVSVINREGGSGKGKGISGKKGRVIRARKHTIVRKGQKIDLGFVGDVRSIDVKSLRDTISKGRIPVISSIGFDGNGSVYNINADSAAAEIAGALQATKLILLTNVRGVYDKKDRLISVINASKVRRYIRNGTISGGMIPKVRCGLSALKDGVEKVHILDGRIPHALLLELFTDIGIGTMVER